The following are from one region of the Saccharomyces kudriavzevii IFO 1802 strain IFO1802 genome assembly, chromosome: 12 genome:
- the MAS1 gene encoding mitochondrial processing peptidase (similar to Saccharomyces cerevisiae MAS1 (YLR163C); ancestral locus Anc_8.376), translating into MFSRTVSKLRNTKRLFSTVSPQIPGTRTSRLPNGLTIATEYIPNTSSATVGIFVDAGSRAENVKNNGTAHFLEHLAFKGTQNRSQQGIELEIENIGSHLNAYTSRENTVYYAKSLQEDIPKAVGILSDILTKSVLDNNAIERERDVIIRESEEVDKMYDEVVFDHLHEITYKDQPLGRTILGPIKNIKSITRSDLKNYITRNYKGDRMVLAGAGAVDHEELVEYAQKYFGHVPKSESPVPLGSPRGPLPVFHQGERLIEEKTLPTTHIAIALEGVSWSAPDYFVALATQAIVGNWDRAIGTGTNSPSPLAAAASQNGPLANSYMSFSTSYADSGLWGMYIVTDSNEHNVKLIVDEILKEWKRIKSGKISDVEVNRAKAQLKAALLLSLDGSTAIVEDIGRQVVTTGKRLSPEEVFEQVDKITKEDIIMWANYRLQNKPVSMVALGNTSTVPKVSYIEEELNR; encoded by the coding sequence ATGTTTTCCAGAACAGTATCGAAGCTCCGCAATACAAAGAGGCTTTTTAGCACCGTTTCCCCGCAAATCCCAGGTACAAGAACCTCAAGGCTGCCCAATGGGTTAACCATAGCCACAGAGTATATCCCCAATACATCTTCAGCAACTGTAGGAATATTTGTCGATGCTGGCTCTAGGGCAGAAAATGTAAAGAACAACGGTACAGCGCATTTTCTTGAGCACTTAGCCTTTAAGGGCACTCAAAATAGGTCACAACAAGGAATTGAActagaaattgaaaatatcgGGTCTCACTTGAATGCGTATACCTCTAGAGAAAACACAGTTTATTATGCCAAATCTTTACAGGAAGACATTCCAAAGGCGGTTGGTATCTTGAGCGATATCTTAACCAAGTCTGTTTTGGATAATAATGCcattgaaagagaaagggACGTTATCATTAGAGAAAGTGAGGAGGTGGATAAGATGTACGATGAAGTCGTCTTCGATCATCTTCACGAAATTACTTATAAGGATCAGCCCTTGGGAAGGACCATTCTAGGGCctatcaaaaatatcaaatccATCACAAGATCCGACctaaaaaattatataacAAGAAATTATAAGGGAGATAGAATGGTATTGGCAGGTGCAGGTGCTGTTGATCATGAGGAATTGGTCGAATATGCtcagaaatattttggGCATGTTCCCAAATCCGAATCGCCTGTACCATTGGGCTCACCAAGAGGTCCACTGCCAGTTTTTCACCAAGGTGAGAGGCTCATTGAAGAGAAGACGTTACCCACTACACATATCGCTATTGCATTAGAAGGTGTTTCATGGTCAGCTCCTGACTATTTTGTGGCTTTGGCCACTCAGGCCATTGTCGGTAATTGGGACAGAGCCATTGGCACGGGTACAAATTCCCCCTCTCCGTTGGCCGCAGCAGCCAGTCAAAATGGTCCTTTGGCTAATTCATATATGTCATTTTCCACATCCTACGCTGATTCGGGTCTGTGGGGAATGTACATCGTAACCGACTCTAATGAACATAATGTGAAGTTAATTGTTGATGAAATCCTAAAAGAATGGAAGAGGATTAAATCCGGTAAAATTTCAGATGTAGAAGTTAACCGAGCAAAGGCTCAATTGAAGGCCGCCTTGTTGCTGTCATTGGATGGCTCTACAGCCATTGTGGAAGACATCGGTAGACAGGTTGTGACAACGGGTAAAAGATTATCGCCGGAGgaagtttttgaacaagTAGATAAAATTACTAAAGAGGATATCATTATGTGGGCGAATTATCGTTTACAAAACAAACCAGTTTCAATGGTTGCTCTAGGAAACACGTCCACAGTACCTAAGGTTTCCTATATCGAAGAAGAACTAAACCGATGA